Proteins co-encoded in one Hyla sarda isolate aHylSar1 chromosome 4, aHylSar1.hap1, whole genome shotgun sequence genomic window:
- the DRAM1 gene encoding DNA damage-regulated autophagy modulator protein 1 isoform X3, which yields MISVTAILGAATMFVRYKIIQAQNLRISYLNYWFNLISFLIGVLGCIGMGIVASFQETSVIIVHDTGALITFICGVAYTFLQSIITFKACPQWNNKGVCYIRMTISVISIIAIFPMIVCASFDGMKRYNCEIGEEPSAFRQASAACEWIVAFGFVTFFLTYIKDFQAVTLNISTEIHDDF from the exons ATGATCAGCGTCACTGCTATTTTAG GTGCTGCCACAATGTTTGTAAGGTATAAAATAATCCAGGCTCAAAATCTAAGAATCTCTTATCTGAATTACTGGTTCAACTTGATATCATTTCTAATTGGAGTACTTGGCTGCATTGGGATGGGAATTGTGGCTTCATTTCAG GAGACATCTGTTATAATAGTACATGACACAGGAGCCCTCATCACCTTCATCTGTGGGGTTGCGTATACATTTCTTCAATCCATTATCACCTTCAAAGCCTGTCCACAATGGAATAATAAAGGAGTCTGCTATATACGAATGACAATTTCTGTTATATCAATTATTGCTATATTTCCCA TGATAGTGTGTGCTTCATTCGATGGTATGAAAAGATACAATTGTGAAATTGGTGAAGAG CCCTCTGCATTTCGCCAAGCAAGTGCAGCCTGTGAGTGGATTGTAGCATTCGGATTTGTCACTTTTTTCCTGACTTACATAAAGGATTTTCAG GCTGTCACTTTGAACATTTCTACAGAAATCCATGATGATTTTTGA
- the DRAM1 gene encoding DNA damage-regulated autophagy modulator protein 1 isoform X2, producing MMTIKGDTGTCIPESGLFGFMISVTAILGAATMFVRYKIIQAQNLRISYLNYWFNLISFLIGVLGCIGMGIVASFQETSVIIVHDTGALITFICGVAYTFLQSIITFKACPQWNNKGVCYIRMTISVISIIAIFPMIVCASFDGMKRYNCEIGEEPSAFRQASAACEWIVAFGFVTFFLTYIKDFQAVTLNISTEIHDDF from the exons ATGATGACCATAAAAGG TGACACTGGCACATGCATTCCAGAAAGCGGACTATTTGGATTTATGATCAGCGTCACTGCTATTTTAG GTGCTGCCACAATGTTTGTAAGGTATAAAATAATCCAGGCTCAAAATCTAAGAATCTCTTATCTGAATTACTGGTTCAACTTGATATCATTTCTAATTGGAGTACTTGGCTGCATTGGGATGGGAATTGTGGCTTCATTTCAG GAGACATCTGTTATAATAGTACATGACACAGGAGCCCTCATCACCTTCATCTGTGGGGTTGCGTATACATTTCTTCAATCCATTATCACCTTCAAAGCCTGTCCACAATGGAATAATAAAGGAGTCTGCTATATACGAATGACAATTTCTGTTATATCAATTATTGCTATATTTCCCA TGATAGTGTGTGCTTCATTCGATGGTATGAAAAGATACAATTGTGAAATTGGTGAAGAG CCCTCTGCATTTCGCCAAGCAAGTGCAGCCTGTGAGTGGATTGTAGCATTCGGATTTGTCACTTTTTTCCTGACTTACATAAAGGATTTTCAG GCTGTCACTTTGAACATTTCTACAGAAATCCATGATGATTTTTGA